One genomic window of Tribolium castaneum strain GA2 chromosome 10, icTriCast1.1, whole genome shotgun sequence includes the following:
- the LOC656391 gene encoding paralytic A has product MSDASDLSSEEERSLFRPFTRESLATIEARIAEEHAKQKELEKKRAEPVLDAGKRKKKMQIRYEDEDEDEGPQPDPTLEQGLPIPVRLQGGFPPELASTPLEDIDPFYSNQRTFVVVSKGKDIFRFSATNALWILDPFNPIRRVAIYILVHPLFSLFIITTILVNCILMIMPTTPTVESTEVIFTGIYTFESAVKVMARGFILQPFTYLRDAWNWLDFVVIALAYVTMGIDLGNLAALRTFRVLRALKTVAIVPGLKTIVGAVIESVKNLRDVIILTMFSLSVFALMGLQIYMGVLTQKCIKNFPMDGSWGNLTAENWERFVSNETNWYWDEEKGERPLCGNSSGAGTCKPGYTCLQGYGENPNYGYTSFDTFGWAFLSAFRLMTQDYWENLYQLVLRSAGPWHMLFFIVIIFLGSFYLVNLILAIVAMSYDELQKKAQDEEEAEAEAIREAEEKAKEKQDRADARALAAVEAAAAAEAAASGGGHEIVKSSSDYSCHSYESFVGQASGQDDNNKEKISIRSEGLDSVSEHRRVPNLSKIRKVSAASLSLPGSPFNLRRGSRGSHQFTIRNNRHMVGGPCDRKPLVLSTYLDAQEHLPYADDSNAVTPMSEENGAMVFPMYYANLGSRHSSYNSHAARMSYTSHGDLLGGLVGSGKNMTKESQLRCRSMRNAPPATTNSFFEITHKAHRGDYDGPTGQLCESKLKQLDSSFIDNNQRQTVVDMKDVKVLNDIIEQAAASGGSEHGVSVYIFSATNNDENDEEEEEPTVGERMLAYTLKIIDIFCVWDCCHCWVVIQKFVSLIVFDPFVELFITLCIVVNTLFMALDHHDMDKDLEKALKSGNYFFTATFMIEATMKLIAMSPKFYFQEGWNIFDFIIVALSLLELGLEGVQGLSVLRSFRLLRVFKLAKSWPTLNLLISIMGRTMGALGNLTFVLCIIIFIFAVMGMQLFGKNYTDNVDRFPDHELPRWNFTDFMHSFMIVFRVLCGEWIESMWDCMLVGDVSCIPFFLATVVIGNLVVLNLFLALLLSNFGSSNLSAPTADNDTNKIAEAFERIARFIRWIKGSVLDMVKIVRFKLTNQISDQPSDERECALEISEDEILANGLMKKNPKDRVEVTIGIGTGMDLTVHGDSKANLKRDKNSLSKSKTIGNSILDHSDFISHLDDDEISNNSYGSHTYRFKDESHKGSADVLEDNEEQEEKRDASKEELGIAEDTEEEGCECKEVLNEDLVDANTEDIIDEYSADCCPESCYKKFPFLAGDEDSPFWQGWANLRYKTFRLIENKYFETAVITMILLSSLALALEDVHLSKRPILQDILYYMDRIFTVIFFFEMLIKWLALGFQKYFTNAWCWLDFIIVMVSLINFIASLCGAGGIQAFKTMRTLRALRPLRAMSRMQGMRVVVNALVQAIPSIFNVLLVCLIFWLIFAIMGVQLFAGKYFKCVDANKTSLSYEIIPDYNACIAENYTWENSRMNFDHVGKAYLCLFQVATFKGWIQIMNDAIDSREINKQPIRETNIYMYLYFVFFIIFGSFFTLNLFIGVIIDNFNAQKKKAGGSLEMFMTEDQKKYYNAMKKMGSKKPMKAIPRPRWKPQAIVFEIVTNKKFDMIIMLFIGLNMLTMTMDHYQQKETFTQVLDYLNMIFIVIFSTECLMKMFALRYHYFTEPWNLFDLVVVILSILGLVLSDIIEKYFVSPTLLRVVRVAKVGRVLRLVKGAKGIRTLLFALAMSLPALFNICLLLFLVMFIFAIFGMSFFMHVKDKSGLDDVYNFKTFAQSMILLFQMSTSAGWDGVLDGIINEEDCKLPNNEIGETGNCGNSTIGIAFLLSYLVISFLIVINMYIAVILENYSQATEDVQEGLTDDDYDMYYEIWQQFDPDGTQYIRYDQLSDFLDVLEPPLQIHKPNKYKIVSMDITICKGDLMFCVDILDALTKDFFARKGNPIEETAELSEVNTHPNEPGYEPVSSTLWRQREEYCARLIQNAWRKHKQQRSSGVPEPAGEGELDKDSELEAHQTAVLVENDGFATKNGHKVVLHSRTPSVSSRSADV; this is encoded by the exons ATGTCCGACGCCTCTGACTTATCGTCCGAGGAGGAGCGCAGCCTATTCCGTCCATTTACGCGCGAGTCGCTTGCGACCATCGAGGCTCGAATTGCAGAAGAACATGCTAAACAGAAGGAGTTGGAAAAGAAAAGAGCTGA ACCGGTTTTGGAcgcaggaaaaagaaaaaagaa GATGCAGATTCGGTATGAGGACGAGGACGAAGATGAAGGCCCCCAACCTGACCCAACTCTGGAGCAAGGGTTACCCATACCGGTCCGTCTTCAGGGTGGGTTTCCCCCGGAACTGGCCAGCACACCACTTGAAGACATCGACCCTTTTTACAGCAACCAAAGA ACTTTTGTAGTAGTTAGTAAAGGCAAGGACATATTCCGATTTAGTGCAACCAACGCTCTGTGGATACTCGATCCTTTCAATCCAATCCGTCGAGTAGCCATTTATATCTTAGTGCATCctttattttctcttttcaTCATCACCACCATCCTCGTCAATTGTATCCTCATGATTATGCCCACCACACCCACCGTAGAATCAACTGA AGTAATTTTCACTGGCATCTACACGTTTGAATCAGCTGTGAAGGTGATGGCCAGAGGTTTTATTCTTCAACCGTTCACCTACCTTAGAGATGCATGGAATTGGCTCGACTTCGTAGTCATAGCTTTAGC TTATGTTACCATGGGTATAGACCTTGGGAATCTTGCTGCCTTGAGAACATTTAGGGTACTACGAGCTCTAAAAACTGTTGCCATTGTGCCAG GTTTGAAGACTATCGTGGGAGCTGTAATAGAATCTGTAAAAAATCTCCGAGATGTGATAATTTTAACGATGTTTTCGCTGTCAGTGTTCGCACTGATGGGTTTACAGATTTACATGGGGGTTCTGACGCAAAAATGTATCAAAAATTTCCCCATGGACGGCTCCTGGGGAAATCTCACCGCTGAAAACTGGGAAAGATTTGTAAGCAACGAAA CGAATTGGTATTGGGACGAAGAAAAGGGGGAGCGGCCTTTATGCGGAAACTCCTCCGGCGCCGGCACATGTAAACCTGGTTATACATGTTTACAAGGCTATGGTGAAAATCCAAATTATGGGTACACAAGTTTTGATACATTTGGCTGGGCCTTCCTTTCTGCCTTTAGACTAATGACTCAGGATTATTgggaaaatttatatcaattgGTTTTGAGATCTGCAGGACCTTGGCACATGTTGTTTTTTATCGTGATCATCTTCTTGGGCTCGTTTTATTTGGTCAACTTAATTTTGGCCATCGTCGCTATGTCTTATGATGAATTACAAAAGAAGGCTCAGGATGAAGAAGAGGCCGAAGCCGAAGCCATCAGA GAAGCTGAAGAGAAGGCGAAGGAGAAGCAGGACCGGGCGGACGCGCGAGCCTTGGCGGCGGTGGAGGCAGCTGCGGCCGCGGAAGCGGCTGCCAGTGGCGGCGGCCACGAGATCGTGAAGTCTTCGTCCGACTATTCCTGTCATAGCTATGAAAGCTTCGTAGGACAAGCGAGCGGCCAGGATGACAACAACAAGGAAAAAATAAGCATACGATCTGAAGGATTAGATTCCGTGAGTGAACACAGAAGAGTTCCTAATCTCAGCAAGATACGGAAAGTCAGCGCT GCAAGTCTCAGTCTTCCGGGATCTCCGTTCAACCTTCGCAGAGGGTCCAGAGGCAGCCACCAGTTCACCATCCGGAACAACAGGCACATGGTGGGCGGCCCCTGCGACCGCAAACCTTTGGTTCTCTCGACCTATCTCGATGCTCAAGAACATCTTCCCTACGCCGACGACTCCAACGCTGTCACTCCCATGAGCGAGGAGAACGGCGCCATGGTGTTCCCCATGTACTACGCCAATCTGG GGTCACGTCACTCATCGTACAACTCCCACGCCGCGCGGATGTCCTACACCTCGCACGGGGACCTCCTTGGAGGCCTCGTAGGCAGTGGGAAAAACATGACGAAGGAGAGCCAACTCCGGTGCCGTTCCATGAGGAACGCACCTCCGGCCACAACAAACTCGTTCTTTGAAATCACACACAAAGCACACCGAGGTGATTAT GATGGTCCCACGGGTCAGCTTTGTGAatcgaaattaaaacaactgGATAGTTCCTTTATTGACAACAATCAGAGGCAAACGGTTGTAGATATGAAAG ACGTAAAAGTCCTCAACGATATTATTGAGCAAGCGGCTGCCAGCGGCGGGAGTGAGCATGGAG TTTCCGTTTATATTTTCTCAGCGACTAATAACGACGAGAATGACGAAGAAGAGGAGGAGCCCACGGTCGGCGAACGCATGCTGGCCTACACCCTCAAAATAATCGACATTTTCTGCGTCTGGGACTGTTGCCACTGCTGGGTCGTCATCCAGAAGTTCGTCAGTTTGATAGTGTTTGACCCGTTCGTCGAGCTGTTCATCACGCTCTGCATCGTCGTCAACACCCTGTTCATGGCGCTCGACCACCACGACATGGACAAAGACCTGGAAAAGGCCCTAAAGAGCGGCAACTAC TTCTTCACCGCCACTTTCATGATCGAAGCTACGATGAAGTTGATCGCGATGAGTCCGAAGTTCTACTTTCAAGAAGGCTGGAATATCTTTGATTTCATAATAGTGGCGTTGTCGTTGCTGGAACTTGGGCTTGAAGGGGTCCAGGGGTTGTCCGTTTTGAGATCATTCCGACTG ttgAGGGTTTTTAAACTGGCAAAGTCGTGGCCAACCTTGAACTTACTCATCTCCATTATGGGCAGGACGATGGGGGCTTTGGGGAATCTAACGTTTGTCTTGTGCATCATCATATTCATATTTGCCGTAATGGGGATGCAACTATTTGGGAAAAACTATACAG aTAACGTTGATAGATTTCCCGACCACGAACTTCCAAGGTGGAACTTTACCGATTTTATGCATTCCTTTATGATAGTGTTTAGAGTACTGTGTGGAGAGTGGATAGAATCTATGTGGGATTGCATGTTAGTAGGTGATGTGTCTTGTATTCCATTCTTCCTAGCAACTGTGGTAATTGGTAATCTTGTG GTACTGAACCTCTTCTTGGCTCTGCTTTTGAGCAACTTTGGCTCTTCAAACCTCTCAGCACCGACTGCCGACAACGACACTAATAAAATAGCAGAGGCCTTTGAGAGAATAGCGCGTTTTATACGGTGGATAAAGGGTAGTGTTTTAGACATGGTAAAAATCGTCCGATTTAAACTAACTAATCAGATATCAGACCAGCCCTCAG ACGAACGAGAGTGTGCGTTAGAAATATCAGAAGACGAAATATTGGCTAACGGTTTAATGAAGAAAAACCCTAAAGACCGGGTTGAAGTAACGATAGGCATAGGGACCGGTATGGACCTTACAGTTCATG GTGATTCGAAAGCGAATTTGAAACGAGACAAGAACAGCTTGAGTAAAAGCAAAACTATCGGAAATTCAATTTTAGACCACAGTGATTTTATTAGTCACTTGGACGACGACGAAATTAGTAATAATTCATACGGGAGTCACACTTATCGCTTTAAGGACGAGAGTCACAAAGGCAGTGCCGACGTTCTTGAAGATAACGAAGAGCAGGAAGAGAAGCGCGATGCTAGCAAAGAAGAGCTAGGTATCGCCGAAGACACGGAAGAAGAAGGCTGCGAATGTAAGGAAGTCCTGAATGAAGATTTGGTTGACGCAAACACTGAAGACATCATCGACGAATATTCCGCCGACTGCTGTCCCGAGTCGTGTTACAAAAAGTTCCCGTTCCTGGCCGGCGACGAAGACTCGCCCTTTTGGCAAGGCTGGGCGAACTTGCGCTACAAAACGTTCCGGCTGAtagaaaacaaatatttcgaaaCGGCGGTCATCACGATGATTTTGCTGAGCAGTCTGGCCCTGGCTTTGGAGGATGTGCATCTTTCGAAACGGCCGATCTTGCAAGACATTTTATACTACATGGACCGCATTTTTACAGTGATTTTCTTTTTCGAAATGTTGATAAAGTGGCTGGCTTTAGGTTTCCAAAAGTACTTTACGAACGCATGGTGCTGGCTAGATTTTATTATCGTAATG GTGtccttaattaattttattgcctCTCTTTGTGGCGCTGGTGGTATTCAAGCGTTTAAAACCATGAGAACACTCCGAGCTCTGAGGCCGCTCCGTGCCATGTCGCGGATGCAAGGGATGAGG GTTGTGGTGAACGCACTCGTACAAGCTATACCATCCATCTTCAATGTACTGCTAGTGTGCTTGATcttttggttgatttttgcTATAATGGGTGTACAATTATTTGCTGGTAAATACTTTAAG TGCGTGGACGCAAATAAGACGAGTCTGAGCTACGAAATTATTCCCGACTACAACGCTTGTATTGCCGAAAATTACACGTGGGAGAATTCCAGAATGAATTTTGATCACGTGGGTAAAGCCTACCTTTGCTTGTTTCAAGTCGCCACGTTTAAGGGCTGGATACAAATCATGAACGATGCGATAGATTCCAGAGAG ATTAATAAACAACCAATAAGAGAGACGAACATTTACATGTATTTATATTTCgtcttctttattatttttggatcGTTCTTTACTTTGAATCTGTTTATTGGGGTGATCATTGATAACTTTAATGCACAAAAGAAGAAAGCCGGCGGTTCGTTGGAAATGTTCATGACTGAGGATCAGAAAAAGTACTACAATGCGATGAAGAAAATGGGTTCGAAGAAGCCTATGAAAGCGATCCCGAGACCGAGG TGGAAGCCTCAAGCTATCGTGTTTGAGATAGTAACAAATAAGAAATTTGACATGATAATCATGTTGTTCATTGGCTTGAACATGTTGACGATGACGATGGACCATTACCAGCAGAAAGAGACGTTTACGCAAGTGCTAGACTACCTCAACATGATTTTCATAGTTATATTTAGTACCGAGTGCCTCATGAAGATGTTTGCGTTGCGATACCATTACTTCACGGAACCGTGGAATCTCTTCGATTTGGTAGTTGTGATTTTGTCAATCTTGGGTTTAGTTTTGAGTGATATCatcgaaaaatatttcgtaTCACCAACACTGTTGAGAGTGGTGCGTGTGGCAAAAGTCGGGAGGGTACTCCGTTTGGTGAAAGGAGCAAAAGGCATCCGCACACTGCTTTTCGCATTAGCCATGTCACTGCCTGCACTATTCAACATCTGTTTACTGTTATTCTTGGTGATGTTCATCTTTGCCATCTTCGGGATGTCCTTCTTCATGCACGTCAAAGACAAGAGCGGATTGGATGACGTCTACAACTTCAAAACTTTTGCCCAGTCCATGATTCTCCTATTTCAG ATGTCCACTTCGGCCGGGTGGGACGGCGTTTTGGACGGGATTATAAACGAAGAGGACTGCAAGTTGCCGAACAATGAGATAGGAGAGACGGGGAACTGCGGGAACTCAACAATAGGCATCGCCTTTCTACTTAGCTACCTCGTGATCTCTTTCCTGATCGTCATCAACATGTACATCGCCGTGATCTTGGAGAACTACTCCCAGGCCACGGAAGACGTGCAGGAGGGCTTGACCGACGACGACTACGACATGTACTACGAGATCTGGCAGCAGTTCGACCCTGACGGCACCCAGTACATCCGCTACGACCAGCTGTCGGACTTCCTGGATGTGCTGGAGCCGCCTTTGCAAATCCACAAACCCAACAAATACAAGATAGTTTCCATGGACATCACCATATGCAAGGGTGATCTCATGTTTTGTGTAGATATTTTAGATGCGCTAACTAAAGACTTCTTCGCCCGCAAGGGCAATCCGATTGAAGAGACCGCCGAACTCAGTGAAGTGAACACTCACCCGAACGAGCCGGGCTACGAACCAGTGAGCTCCACGCTGTGGAGGCAGCGCGAGGAGTACTGTGCGCGCCTGATCCAGAACGCGTGGCGCAAGCACAAGCAGCAGCGCAGCAGCGGCGTGCCCGAGCCGGCAGGCGAGGGGGAGCTGGACAAAGACAGTGAGCTGGAGGCGCACCAAACGGCCGTTTTGGTGGAGAACGACGGCTTTGCGACCAAAAACGGGCACAAAGTGGTGTTGCACAGTCGCACGCCCAGCGTCAGCTCCAGGTCTGCGGACGTCTGA